The Streptomyces sp. NBC_00670 genome window below encodes:
- a CDS encoding TetR/AcrR family transcriptional regulator: MSEKGAAEGGLRERKKRATRAALAEAAIRLAAEHGVDKVTVEAISAAAGVSVRTFFNYFDSRDDAFVVIDTEASTRVCAALLAAPAALSPLEALRDALAAELAEAEQEHELWWLHAEVLRSAPHLLVRSLGAHMADETALAEAVAARIGSAATGSPAASTDGSPTDEARRAALELYPRLLAALAHTAVRVGVEHWCSRRDGASFAEVFQQVFTLLAAGLPAPQR; encoded by the coding sequence ATGTCGGAGAAGGGCGCCGCCGAGGGCGGACTGCGGGAGCGGAAGAAGCGGGCCACCCGTGCCGCGCTGGCCGAGGCCGCGATCCGTCTCGCCGCCGAGCACGGTGTGGACAAGGTGACCGTCGAGGCGATCAGCGCGGCGGCCGGCGTCTCCGTGCGGACGTTCTTCAACTACTTCGACTCGCGCGACGACGCGTTCGTGGTCATCGACACCGAGGCGAGCACGCGTGTGTGCGCCGCGCTGCTCGCGGCGCCCGCCGCGCTCTCCCCGCTGGAGGCGCTGCGCGACGCGCTGGCGGCCGAGCTGGCGGAGGCCGAGCAGGAGCACGAGCTGTGGTGGCTGCACGCCGAGGTCCTGCGTTCCGCACCGCATCTGCTGGTGCGCAGCCTCGGGGCCCACATGGCCGACGAGACGGCGCTGGCGGAGGCGGTGGCCGCACGGATCGGCTCCGCCGCCACCGGTTCGCCCGCCGCCTCGACCGACGGCTCGCCCACCGACGAGGCGCGGCGTGCGGCCCTGGAGCTGTACCCGCGACTGCTGGCGGCCCTCGCGCACACGGCGGTCCGGGTCGGCGTGGAGCACTGGTGCTCCCGCCGCGACGGGGCCTCGTTCGCCGAGGTGTTCCAGCAGGTGTTCACGCTGCTCGCGGCGGGCCTCCCGGCGCCGCAGCGGTAA
- a CDS encoding DUF4328 domain-containing protein translates to MSASSEPHQRPAGPPAEPGERAWAAASVPRVAPGRASSVLLAVAVAGLALVAVTDLVSIFAGVRLRGVMGGDTGFLTASQRELDDASDFYDAVARYQVIAYLPCAIAFVTWFFHMRRLTGPLAPDRFRHGTGWAIAAWFIPFANIWLPHRVATDMWRAATPLPSGQSPYRERLWPVHLWWALFAFGILFNRVAGTKYDDAEQWTDIRSAVTQYMVADTLNIAAAAAAVHFAVRLTRMQRRKAAEGPYLTPPFTGAAL, encoded by the coding sequence ATGTCCGCATCCAGTGAGCCGCACCAGAGACCGGCGGGACCGCCCGCGGAACCGGGGGAGCGCGCCTGGGCCGCGGCGTCCGTGCCGCGGGTGGCGCCGGGCAGGGCGTCCTCCGTGCTGCTCGCCGTGGCCGTCGCGGGACTCGCCCTCGTCGCCGTCACCGATCTGGTGAGCATCTTCGCCGGGGTACGGCTGCGGGGCGTGATGGGCGGGGACACCGGTTTCCTCACGGCGTCGCAGCGGGAGCTGGACGACGCCTCCGACTTCTACGACGCGGTCGCCCGGTACCAGGTCATCGCCTATCTGCCCTGCGCGATCGCCTTCGTCACCTGGTTCTTCCACATGCGCCGCCTGACCGGCCCGCTGGCCCCCGACCGCTTCCGGCACGGGACCGGGTGGGCCATCGCCGCCTGGTTCATCCCGTTCGCCAACATCTGGCTGCCCCACCGCGTCGCCACCGACATGTGGCGGGCCGCCACCCCGCTGCCGTCCGGTCAGTCGCCGTACCGCGAACGCCTGTGGCCGGTGCACCTGTGGTGGGCCCTGTTCGCGTTCGGCATCCTCTTCAACCGGGTGGCCGGGACCAAGTACGACGACGCCGAGCAGTGGACGGACATCCGGTCCGCGGTGACGCAGTACATGGTCGCCGACACGCTCAACATCGCCGCCGCGGCCGCCGCGGTGCACTTCGCGGTGCGGCTGACCCGGATGCAGCGCCGCAAGGCGGCCGAAGGACCCTACCTGACCCCGCCGTTCACCGGCGCGGCGCTCTGA
- a CDS encoding TIM-barrel domain-containing protein — protein MTVAGTGAATAKGAQSHRIPTVTSGDARFQVLSPTLIRTEYAADGKFTDDPTFNAIGRSGFSPASYTSRTADGWLTLRTSAVTLRYKVGSGPFDASNLSVNVTAGDSPVTASPWHRLTCTLGALCEGEDLQLNGVSLASDHRDHTGVGFAAGFEGTGASASADIDVKEAGSYQFDLRYANSVGGDGKNETRTLTLTVDGGSPQKISLPTTGSWDTWKLATAKVDLGAGHHTLALTRTASDSGDVNLDSVALVRPGDSYPSVATTAIRDCAFGVSCEAEAGRIGGSAAGATDHTGYAGTGFVAELNKGSGLTTHLVGVPADGTYTLRVRYANGTGGDGQHKTRTASVTAGDAHATLEFPATDNWDDWQTASVPVKLSKGENDVTLGCPDDGSCHINADTVSVAATGDPAPAPHLALGGYRRGLDGVTGSGAAPVTTPGLLNKDGWYLLDDTPSALYDTATKKIRQRPEHKGGAYQDGYLFGYGHDYKQGLTDLATLTGPPALLPQWAYGVWYSEYIDRTAEDYQKKILPAFRSEGVPLDVLVTDTDFKAVNDWNGWEIDQKKFPDPKGFFTDWSDAQGLHNTLNVHPSILGSDPQFAKAQATAKGKLKKGGCGGSAGATGDCYTFDFGDPDQVQAYLDLHRTMDQQGNDFWWLDWCCDASQSSLPGVTPDAWINQQYASMTAENEGRGFVLSRAYGSLQAAGYSGQAGLPTGPWADKRSTVHFTGDTSSTWGVLKMEVGYTPGESAATGMASITHDIGGHNDTTGLTGSEQYTDNGQTRTTHKLPDDLYARWVQFGTFQPIDRLHSNHSDRLPWQYGTAARKSADAFLNLREDLVPYTYSLAEEANRTGVPIVRPTYLEYPDEAKAYATAGSEYFYGSDVLVAPVTDPGNSATTSVWFPPGQWTDYFTGKTYTGGTTQDVTTTLDTMPVFIRAGGIMPTRTHDVSSNDHNPLTDVTLTVAAGKSGSYRLYEDDGVGTGRHHSATTTVRYRVKGAQHSVSIGGVKGSFRGQVKKREWTVSLVGLGDRVPTKVSANGKRLSPKSYHLDRDTGALTVTLPSRSVHAPVTVSFR, from the coding sequence ATGACCGTGGCAGGCACCGGCGCGGCGACGGCCAAGGGTGCGCAGAGCCACCGCATCCCGACCGTCACCTCCGGTGACGCCCGTTTCCAGGTCCTCTCACCGACGCTGATCCGTACCGAGTACGCGGCCGACGGGAAGTTCACCGACGACCCGACGTTCAACGCGATCGGGCGCAGCGGGTTCTCCCCGGCCTCGTACACCTCGCGGACCGCCGACGGCTGGCTGACCCTCAGGACCAGCGCGGTCACCCTGCGGTACAAGGTCGGCTCGGGACCGTTCGACGCGAGCAACCTCTCCGTCAACGTGACGGCGGGCGATTCGCCGGTCACCGCCTCTCCCTGGCACCGTCTCACCTGCACCCTCGGCGCGCTGTGCGAGGGAGAGGACCTCCAGCTCAACGGGGTGTCCCTGGCCTCCGACCACCGGGACCACACCGGGGTCGGGTTCGCCGCGGGCTTCGAGGGGACGGGCGCCTCGGCATCGGCTGACATCGATGTCAAGGAGGCCGGGAGCTACCAGTTCGACCTGCGGTACGCCAACTCCGTGGGCGGGGACGGCAAGAACGAGACCCGCACGCTCACCCTGACCGTGGACGGCGGCTCGCCGCAGAAGATCTCGCTGCCCACCACGGGCAGCTGGGACACCTGGAAGCTGGCCACCGCCAAGGTCGACCTCGGCGCGGGCCACCACACGCTCGCCCTCACCCGCACCGCCTCGGACTCGGGTGACGTCAACCTGGACAGCGTGGCGCTGGTCCGCCCCGGCGACTCCTACCCGTCGGTCGCCACCACCGCCATCAGGGACTGCGCGTTCGGGGTGAGCTGCGAGGCGGAGGCCGGGCGGATCGGCGGCTCGGCGGCCGGCGCCACGGACCACACCGGCTACGCGGGCACCGGCTTCGTCGCCGAGCTCAACAAGGGCTCCGGTCTGACCACGCATCTGGTGGGCGTGCCCGCCGACGGCACCTACACCCTGCGGGTGCGCTACGCCAACGGCACCGGCGGCGACGGCCAGCACAAGACCCGTACCGCCTCGGTCACCGCCGGGGACGCGCACGCCACGCTCGAGTTCCCGGCGACGGACAACTGGGACGACTGGCAGACCGCCTCCGTCCCGGTCAAGCTCAGCAAGGGCGAGAACGACGTCACCCTCGGCTGCCCGGACGACGGCAGCTGCCACATCAACGCGGACACCGTCTCCGTGGCCGCCACCGGCGACCCCGCGCCCGCGCCGCATCTCGCGCTCGGCGGGTACCGCCGCGGGCTGGACGGCGTGACCGGCAGCGGCGCCGCCCCCGTCACCACGCCCGGCCTGCTCAACAAGGACGGCTGGTACCTGCTCGACGACACCCCGTCGGCGCTGTACGACACCGCCACCAAGAAGATCCGGCAGCGCCCGGAGCACAAGGGCGGTGCCTACCAGGACGGTTACCTCTTCGGCTACGGGCACGACTACAAGCAGGGCCTCACGGACCTGGCCACGCTCACCGGCCCGCCCGCGCTGCTGCCCCAGTGGGCCTACGGCGTCTGGTACTCGGAGTACATCGACCGTACGGCCGAGGACTACCAGAAGAAGATCCTGCCGGCCTTCCGCTCCGAGGGCGTCCCGCTCGACGTGCTGGTGACCGACACGGACTTCAAGGCGGTCAACGACTGGAACGGCTGGGAGATCGACCAGAAGAAGTTCCCCGACCCGAAGGGCTTCTTCACCGACTGGTCCGACGCCCAGGGGCTGCACAACACGCTCAACGTGCACCCGAGCATCCTCGGCTCCGACCCGCAGTTCGCGAAGGCGCAGGCCACGGCCAAGGGCAAGCTGAAGAAGGGCGGCTGCGGCGGAAGCGCCGGCGCCACGGGCGACTGCTACACCTTCGACTTCGGTGACCCCGACCAGGTCCAGGCCTACCTGGACCTGCACCGGACCATGGACCAGCAGGGCAACGACTTCTGGTGGCTCGACTGGTGCTGCGACGCCTCCCAGTCCTCGCTGCCGGGTGTCACCCCGGACGCCTGGATCAACCAGCAGTACGCGTCCATGACCGCCGAGAACGAGGGCCGCGGCTTCGTGCTCTCCCGTGCCTACGGCTCGCTGCAGGCGGCCGGGTACAGCGGCCAGGCGGGACTGCCGACCGGGCCGTGGGCGGACAAGCGCTCCACCGTCCACTTCACCGGTGACACCTCCTCCACGTGGGGCGTGCTGAAGATGGAGGTCGGCTACACCCCGGGCGAGTCCGCCGCGACCGGGATGGCGTCGATCACCCACGACATCGGCGGCCACAACGACACGACGGGGCTGACCGGTTCGGAGCAGTACACCGACAACGGGCAGACGCGCACCACGCACAAGCTGCCCGACGACCTGTACGCGCGGTGGGTGCAGTTCGGCACCTTCCAGCCCATCGACCGGCTGCACAGCAACCACAGCGACCGGCTGCCCTGGCAGTACGGCACGGCGGCGCGCAAGTCGGCCGACGCGTTCCTCAACCTGCGCGAGGACCTGGTGCCGTACACCTACTCGCTCGCCGAGGAGGCCAACCGCACCGGTGTGCCGATCGTCCGGCCCACCTACCTGGAGTACCCGGACGAGGCGAAGGCGTACGCCACCGCCGGCAGCGAGTACTTCTACGGCTCCGACGTGCTGGTCGCCCCGGTCACCGACCCGGGCAACTCGGCCACGACGTCGGTCTGGTTCCCGCCGGGGCAGTGGACCGACTACTTCACCGGCAAGACGTACACCGGCGGGACGACGCAGGACGTCACCACCACGCTGGACACCATGCCGGTGTTCATCAGGGCAGGTGGCATCATGCCGACCCGGACGCACGACGTGTCGTCCAACGACCACAACCCGCTGACCGACGTGACGCTGACCGTCGCGGCCGGGAAGTCGGGGTCGTACCGGCTGTACGAGGACGACGGGGTCGGTACGGGGCGGCACCACAGCGCCACGACGACCGTGCGGTACCGGGTGAAGGGTGCGCAGCACTCCGTGTCGATCGGCGGGGTGAAGGGGTCCTTCCGCGGTCAGGTGAAGAAGCGGGAGTGGACGGTTTCGCTGGTCGGGCTCGGTGACCGTGTGCCGACGAAGGTGTCGGCGAACGGGAAGCGGCTGTCGCCGAAGTCGTACCACCTGGACCGGGACACGGGGGCGTTGACCGTGACGTTGCCGAGTCGTTCGGTGCACGCGCCGGTGACGGTTTCGTTCCGGTAG
- a CDS encoding response regulator transcription factor produces MRVVIAEDLVLLRAGLHSLLCEEGFEVVAAVGDGPALVSAVRALRPDLALVDVRMPPTHTDEGVRAALAARQAVPGTAVVILSQYVEERYATELLRRGEGVGYLLKDRVSAVEEFRDALLRVAAGGTALDPEVVAQLLGRRPGGGSGTPPGPLDRLSEREREVLSLMAEGRTNTAIAHALFVTGSAVEKHVAAIFGKLRLPSAASGHHRRVLAVLAHLGRMPEPQSAAPVNGGVR; encoded by the coding sequence GTGCGGGTGGTGATCGCGGAGGATCTGGTGCTGCTGCGCGCCGGGCTGCACAGCCTGCTGTGCGAGGAGGGCTTCGAGGTGGTGGCCGCGGTGGGCGACGGCCCGGCCCTGGTGTCCGCGGTGAGGGCGCTGCGGCCCGACCTGGCCCTGGTGGACGTGCGCATGCCGCCCACACACACCGACGAGGGAGTACGGGCGGCGCTGGCCGCCCGGCAGGCGGTTCCCGGCACGGCGGTCGTGATCCTCTCCCAGTACGTGGAGGAGCGCTACGCCACCGAACTGCTGCGCCGCGGTGAGGGCGTGGGCTACCTCCTGAAGGACCGCGTCTCGGCCGTGGAGGAGTTCCGGGACGCCCTGCTCCGGGTGGCCGCGGGCGGTACGGCCCTGGATCCCGAGGTGGTCGCGCAGCTCCTGGGCCGGCGGCCCGGTGGCGGGAGCGGCACGCCGCCGGGCCCGCTGGACCGGCTCAGCGAGCGGGAGCGCGAGGTGCTGTCACTCATGGCGGAGGGCCGCACCAACACCGCCATCGCCCACGCGCTGTTCGTGACCGGCAGCGCCGTGGAGAAGCACGTCGCCGCCATCTTCGGCAAGCTCCGCCTGCCCTCGGCCGCCTCGGGCCACCACCGCCGGGTGCTGGCGGTGCTGGCCCATCTGGGCCGGATGCCGGAGCCTCAGAGCGCCGCGCCGGTGAACGGCGGGGTCAGGTAG
- a CDS encoding MDR family MFS transporter — translation MTNRQILQAMSGLMAGMFVAILAGTVVSNALPTIIADLGASQSSYTWVVTAELLAMTATVPLWGKLSDLYNKKLLLQLSLSMFVLGSLLAGFSHGVGLLIFSRVVQGIGAGGLTALAQVVMASVIPPRRLGKYAGIFGAVFAVGTVAGPLVGGVLVDTSWLGWRWCFFIGVPFALLAIALLQRTLHLPTAKREVRIDFLGAFLIVAGVCALLIWVSLAGNQFDWASWQTAALTGGGVVLLAAAVFVESRTAEPVIPLDIFRNRTVALTTVASLLVGVAMFGGTVFLSQYFQVSLGKSPTVAGLMSLPMILGLLVSSTVAGQVISRTGKWKRYLVAGAVTMTVGLGLLSTIGADTSFALLSLFMAVLGIGVGMLMQNLVLAAQNDVPAAELGAATSVLSFFRSMGGTIGTSVLGAILAHRVAAETAKGLREAGITPTGGSTGGSVPDMHTLPAPLRSVVEHAYGVATADLFLFATPCALLALVTVVFLKEKPLKTTSGMERLAEESAAADVDAPAGADTSLTAAAPAAAVVELPRQRTSDAPAPARPESDPDPTGQRA, via the coding sequence ATGACGAACCGCCAGATACTCCAGGCCATGTCCGGCCTGATGGCGGGCATGTTCGTCGCCATCCTGGCGGGGACCGTGGTGTCCAACGCCCTGCCCACCATCATCGCGGACCTGGGCGCGAGCCAGTCCTCCTACACCTGGGTCGTCACGGCGGAGCTGCTGGCGATGACCGCGACCGTGCCCCTGTGGGGCAAGTTGTCGGACCTCTACAACAAGAAGCTGCTGTTGCAACTGTCGCTGAGCATGTTCGTCCTCGGCTCGCTGCTCGCGGGCTTCTCGCACGGCGTGGGACTGCTCATCTTCAGCCGGGTCGTCCAGGGCATCGGCGCGGGCGGTCTGACGGCGCTGGCCCAGGTGGTCATGGCCTCCGTCATCCCGCCGCGCCGGCTGGGCAAGTACGCGGGCATCTTCGGTGCCGTCTTCGCGGTCGGCACGGTGGCCGGGCCGCTGGTGGGCGGTGTCCTGGTGGACACCTCGTGGCTGGGCTGGCGCTGGTGCTTCTTCATCGGCGTGCCGTTCGCGCTGCTGGCCATCGCGCTGCTCCAGCGCACCCTGCACCTGCCCACGGCCAAGCGCGAGGTGAGAATCGACTTCCTGGGCGCGTTCCTGATCGTGGCGGGCGTGTGCGCGCTGCTGATCTGGGTGTCGCTCGCGGGCAACCAGTTCGACTGGGCGTCCTGGCAGACCGCCGCGCTCACCGGCGGCGGTGTCGTCCTGCTGGCCGCCGCGGTGTTCGTGGAGTCCCGCACCGCCGAGCCCGTCATCCCGCTGGACATCTTCCGCAACCGCACGGTCGCGCTGACCACCGTGGCCAGCCTTTTGGTGGGTGTCGCCATGTTCGGCGGCACCGTGTTCCTCTCGCAGTACTTCCAGGTCTCGCTCGGCAAGTCGCCCACGGTGGCGGGGCTGATGAGCCTGCCGATGATCCTCGGTCTGCTGGTGTCGTCCACGGTGGCCGGTCAGGTGATCAGCCGGACCGGGAAGTGGAAGCGGTACCTGGTGGCGGGCGCCGTCACCATGACCGTCGGTCTGGGGCTGCTCTCGACCATCGGCGCGGACACCTCGTTCGCCCTGCTCAGCCTGTTCATGGCGGTGCTCGGCATCGGTGTCGGCATGCTGATGCAGAACCTGGTGCTGGCCGCCCAGAACGACGTGCCCGCGGCCGAACTCGGCGCGGCGACCTCCGTGTTGTCGTTCTTCCGCAGCATGGGCGGCACCATCGGCACCAGTGTCCTCGGCGCGATCCTCGCCCACCGGGTGGCCGCCGAGACGGCCAAGGGGCTGCGCGAGGCGGGCATCACCCCGACGGGCGGGAGCACGGGCGGCAGTGTGCCGGACATGCACACCCTGCCGGCCCCCCTGCGCTCCGTCGTCGAGCACGCCTACGGGGTGGCCACGGCCGATCTGTTCCTGTTCGCCACGCCGTGCGCCCTGCTCGCGCTCGTCACCGTCGTCTTCCTCAAGGAGAAGCCGCTGAAGACCACGAGCGGGATGGAACGCCTCGCCGAGGAGTCCGCGGCGGCCGACGTCGATGCCCCGGCGGGGGCCGACACCTCCCTGACCGCCGCCGCCCCGGCCGCGGCCGTCGTCGAACTGCCCCGGCAGCGGACCTCCGACGCCCCCGCCCCGGCCCGGCCCGAGAGCGACCCGGACCCCACGGGGCAGCGCGCCTGA
- the gap gene encoding type I glyceraldehyde-3-phosphate dehydrogenase: MTRIAINGFGRIGRNVLRALLERGGDLEVVAVNDLTEPATLARLLAFDTTAGRLGRPVSVDGDTLVVDGRRIKVLAEREPAKLPWSELDVDLVLEATGRFTSAEAARVHLTAGARKVLVSAPSAGADVTLAYGVNTEAYDAAAHTVVSNASCTTNALAPLASVLDELAGIEHGFMTTVHAYTQEQNLQDGPHRDARRARAAGVNIVPTTTGAAKAIGLVLPRLDGKLSGDSIRVPVPVGSIVELNTTVARDVTRDEVLAAYRAAAEGPLAGILEYSEDPLVSADITGNPASAIFDSALTRVDGRHIKVVAWYDNEWGFSNRVIDTLQLLAAG; encoded by the coding sequence ATGACTCGCATCGCCATCAACGGATTCGGCCGCATCGGGCGCAATGTGCTGCGCGCCCTGCTGGAGCGCGGCGGCGACCTGGAGGTCGTCGCCGTCAACGACCTGACCGAGCCCGCCACGCTCGCCCGGCTGCTCGCCTTCGACACCACCGCGGGCCGGCTCGGCCGTCCGGTGAGCGTCGACGGCGACACGCTCGTGGTGGACGGCCGGCGCATCAAGGTGCTCGCCGAGCGGGAGCCGGCGAAGCTGCCCTGGTCCGAACTGGACGTCGACCTGGTGCTGGAGGCCACCGGCCGCTTCACCTCGGCCGAGGCGGCCCGCGTCCACCTGACCGCCGGTGCGCGCAAGGTGCTCGTCAGCGCCCCCTCGGCGGGCGCCGACGTGACGCTCGCGTACGGCGTCAACACCGAGGCCTACGACGCGGCGGCGCACACCGTCGTCTCCAACGCCTCGTGCACCACCAACGCGCTCGCCCCGCTGGCCTCCGTCCTCGACGAACTCGCGGGCATAGAGCACGGGTTCATGACCACCGTGCACGCCTACACGCAGGAGCAGAACCTCCAGGACGGCCCGCACCGCGACGCCCGCCGGGCCCGCGCCGCCGGGGTGAACATCGTGCCGACCACCACGGGTGCGGCCAAGGCGATCGGCCTGGTGCTGCCGAGGCTGGACGGCAAGCTGTCGGGCGACTCGATCCGCGTGCCCGTGCCGGTGGGCTCGATCGTCGAGCTCAACACCACCGTCGCCCGTGACGTCACCCGTGACGAGGTGCTCGCGGCGTACCGGGCCGCGGCCGAGGGGCCGCTCGCCGGGATCCTCGAGTACTCGGAGGACCCGCTGGTCTCCGCCGACATCACCGGCAACCCGGCCTCGGCCATCTTCGACTCGGCCCTCACCCGCGTCGACGGCCGCCACATCAAGGTCGTCGCCTGGTACGACAACGAGTGGGGCTTCTCCAACCGCGTGATCGACACGCTGCAGTTGCTCGCCGCCGGCTGA
- a CDS encoding GlxA family transcriptional regulator — MPDSALHRVAVLVLEGAKPLDVGIPAQVFTTRASMPYEVRVCGAAPGLVTGGDGLSYHVAHGLDALAWAEIVFVPGYRFPDREDPPPAVVEALVAAHDRGARLAAISTGAFALAATGLLDGRRATTHWHYTRALAAKHPAVRVDENVLFVDEGSVLTSAGAASGIDLCLHLLRGDLGVAASNHAARRLVAAPYRSGGQAQYVPRSVPEPLGERFAATREWALRRLDEHLTLGTLARHAEVSPRTFSRRFAEDTGYTPMQWVMRARIDVARELLERSQRSVEQIAGDVGLGTGANLRLHFQRILGTTPSEYRRTFAKGE, encoded by the coding sequence GTGCCCGACTCCGCCCTCCACCGCGTCGCCGTGCTCGTGCTCGAAGGGGCGAAGCCGCTCGACGTCGGGATTCCGGCGCAGGTGTTCACGACCCGCGCGAGCATGCCGTACGAGGTGCGGGTGTGCGGCGCGGCGCCCGGGCTCGTGACCGGGGGCGACGGGCTGTCGTACCACGTGGCGCACGGGCTCGACGCGCTCGCGTGGGCCGAGATCGTGTTCGTGCCGGGGTACCGGTTCCCGGACCGGGAGGACCCGCCGCCCGCCGTCGTCGAGGCGCTGGTCGCCGCGCACGACCGGGGCGCGCGGCTCGCCGCGATCTCCACCGGCGCCTTCGCGCTCGCCGCCACCGGGCTGCTGGACGGCCGGCGCGCCACCACGCACTGGCACTACACCCGCGCGCTCGCGGCGAAGCACCCGGCCGTGCGGGTCGACGAGAACGTGCTCTTCGTCGACGAGGGCAGCGTGCTCACCTCCGCCGGCGCCGCCTCCGGCATCGACCTGTGTCTGCATCTGCTCCGCGGCGACCTCGGGGTGGCCGCGTCGAACCATGCCGCCCGGCGGCTGGTCGCCGCGCCCTACCGCAGCGGCGGGCAGGCGCAGTACGTGCCGCGCAGCGTGCCGGAGCCGCTGGGCGAGCGGTTCGCCGCGACCCGGGAGTGGGCGCTGCGCCGGCTGGACGAGCACCTCACCCTGGGGACGCTGGCCCGGCACGCGGAGGTGTCGCCGCGGACGTTCTCGCGGCGGTTCGCCGAGGACACCGGGTACACGCCGATGCAGTGGGTCATGCGGGCCCGCATCGACGTGGCGCGTGAGCTGCTGGAGCGCTCGCAGCGCAGCGTCGAGCAGATCGCCGGTGACGTCGGCCTGGGCACCGGGGCCAATCTCCGGCTGCACTTCCAGCGCATCCTCGGCACCACGCCGAGTGAGTACCGGCGGACCTTCGCGAAGGGCGAGTAG
- a CDS encoding sensor histidine kinase, translated as MALWLAPLLLLAGATGRAERELTTRLAALPVDSPHLARPPGAAGRPPVRGGAVWREVAHVLVVGPLWGALGPVAVLHLLAPPLLLASAPWWYGWSVGRPVHAGLWRFEVPSAGWALVACVAAPLLALPVLALLRGLAVARAHTVRFLLGLTEEARRAAEREAARAAAVRAHHADHRRIERDLHDGAQARMVAVSLSLGRARRRFPADQEAARVLVDQAYEESRRALADLRAVVRGLHPPVLADRGLDAAVSSLAAASDVPVDVRVELARRAPGPVESPAYFVIAECLANVGKHAGAERVRVRVDERGDRIVVHVDDDGVGGAVPSAGGGLAGLADRVRAVGGRLRVHSPAGGPTRVEAELPCGW; from the coding sequence CTGGCGCTGTGGCTGGCGCCGCTGCTGCTGCTCGCGGGGGCCACCGGGCGCGCGGAGCGGGAGCTCACCACGCGGCTCGCGGCGCTGCCCGTCGACTCCCCCCACCTCGCCCGTCCGCCCGGCGCCGCAGGCCGTCCGCCCGTCCGGGGCGGCGCGGTGTGGCGCGAGGTGGCGCATGTACTGGTCGTCGGTCCCCTGTGGGGCGCCCTCGGCCCGGTGGCCGTGCTCCATCTCCTGGCCCCTCCCCTGCTCCTCGCGTCGGCGCCCTGGTGGTACGGGTGGTCCGTGGGCAGGCCGGTGCACGCCGGGCTGTGGCGGTTCGAAGTGCCCTCCGCGGGCTGGGCGTTGGTGGCCTGCGTGGCCGCACCGCTGCTCGCCCTGCCGGTGCTGGCGCTGCTGCGCGGCCTCGCCGTGGCCCGTGCGCACACCGTCCGGTTCCTGCTCGGGCTCACCGAGGAGGCGCGCCGTGCGGCCGAACGGGAGGCGGCACGTGCCGCGGCGGTGCGCGCGCACCACGCCGACCACCGGCGCATCGAGCGCGATCTGCACGACGGGGCCCAGGCCCGCATGGTGGCCGTCTCCCTGAGCCTGGGCCGGGCACGCCGGAGGTTCCCGGCGGACCAGGAGGCGGCCCGCGTCCTTGTCGACCAGGCGTACGAGGAGTCCCGGCGCGCCCTGGCCGACCTGCGCGCGGTGGTCCGGGGGCTCCATCCGCCCGTGCTCGCCGACCGCGGCCTGGACGCCGCCGTCAGCTCGCTGGCCGCCGCCTCGGACGTCCCGGTGGACGTCCGCGTAGAGCTGGCGCGGCGGGCGCCGGGGCCGGTGGAGTCCCCCGCGTACTTCGTGATCGCCGAGTGTCTGGCGAACGTCGGCAAGCACGCCGGGGCGGAGCGTGTGCGCGTGCGCGTGGACGAGCGCGGGGACCGGATCGTCGTGCACGTGGACGACGACGGCGTCGGAGGCGCCGTCCCCTCCGCGGGCGGCGGTCTGGCCGGCTTGGCGGACCGGGTGCGCGCGGTGGGCGGGCGGCTCAGGGTGCACAGCCCGGCGGGGGGTCCCACGAGGGTGGAGGCGGAGCTGCCGTGCGGGTGGTGA
- a CDS encoding TetR/AcrR family transcriptional regulator: MTAHTGTGAAGGRANQRQRTRTAIVTAARELIAAGTELTMPLVARAALVSEATAYRYFPDLPSLVSEALAGAWPPPAEALAPVTDSTDPVERVAFATEFLLRGVLARQGAVRAMIAATIVRPEAVSARPGIRFGLIDHALLPLRDTLGASDPEALAQLKRDLAVAVSAEALFVLTDLCGLDPETAVASAVRTATTLTRAAVPADA; encoded by the coding sequence ATGACCGCACACACGGGCACAGGTGCAGCCGGCGGCCGCGCCAACCAGCGGCAGCGCACCCGGACGGCGATCGTGACGGCCGCCCGCGAACTGATCGCCGCCGGCACGGAGTTGACGATGCCCCTGGTCGCCCGCGCGGCCCTGGTCTCCGAGGCCACCGCCTACCGCTACTTCCCGGACCTGCCCTCGCTGGTCAGCGAGGCCCTGGCGGGCGCCTGGCCGCCCCCCGCCGAGGCCCTGGCGCCGGTCACGGACAGCACGGACCCGGTCGAACGGGTCGCGTTCGCCACCGAGTTCCTGCTGCGCGGCGTGCTCGCCCGGCAGGGTGCGGTGCGCGCCATGATCGCGGCGACGATCGTCCGGCCGGAGGCCGTGAGCGCCCGCCCGGGCATCCGTTTCGGACTGATCGACCACGCGCTGCTGCCGCTCCGGGACACGCTCGGGGCGAGCGACCCGGAGGCCCTCGCACAGCTGAAACGGGACCTCGCGGTGGCGGTGAGCGCCGAAGCGCTGTTCGTCCTCACCGATCTGTGCGGGCTCGATCCGGAGACCGCCGTCGCCAGCGCCGTACGCACGGCGACCACGCTGACCAGGGCCGCCGTCCCCGCGGACGCGTAG